From a single Acinetobacter sp. TGL-Y2 genomic region:
- a CDS encoding DNA topoisomerase, with the protein MRVILAEKPSVAKAIAQAKGGFTMSESRKFLSNKKDCIITWAFGHLIEMHHKTHNDIMKLPILPTGDEWELQVISIDGYKEQFENIKKLVEHPNVTEVVNACDAGREGEFIGRLIYLKTGTSKPLKRMWINSMTKQGLLTAYDQICDANKYEGLNRAAFCRSEMDWCIGLNGSIAATAVLTKKTNISQVTEIGRVKTAVTAMVVRLEREIQSFVPEKFWEIEANFKAKTANQDFAGKWVNYEELIKRKNTKKVDNSETEDAEKAESSKDEQSDSIYRFKDEDAVKKVLADCRDGSSWKPASKIIENKNLRKRNAPHLFDLAGIQVLANSLFKLSSKQTLDIIQELYMTHQAVTYPRTESTHLPSDYPAECLVTFDKLAAAKHNTAICEFAEEAKARVKDVGKHIFDSSKVSDHFAIIPTGVIPNLENDQNAKKIYHLIVRRFKEAFLPPQEYNETERFTFIGDHAFRSVGEEIITVGWKVIQDKDKSAEKKDTKKTDSILPTVNGHSDIETESIKGLAKKTTPPIRYKNGTLLNAMKTISRTLKGDQKEALKSCGIGTPATRATIIDELHATSNSSGKPKKAVLEERGKSKEIFPTEYGMSVIEFLEENGVNQLITPEFTADLEMGLSEITKNPQKSVDFMRETHALVTNFIRKLQKAHNDIPVRKLTGAVCPSCQSEITIEPRFVRCESCTFSLQRVVAQKTLDNSDLVSLITHGKTGAIDGFVKGSANDKGKAKHFTAHLELFKNEKNENAIRFFIPKEKYQHNCPICNSEMTKSLNGVECQNNDCKLMVWANRNGKRLSDETIAQLIETGHTDQINGFVSMDKKTTFNAKLKILHAEKKVVLDYEGVEKVNNEEQTKIKCIKQNCTGTYVKSDFKYSCKTCQMYIVKGLKKQVAFSDAQLKKLLKGETIVHPFTPVVDGEAIKADTKPMNWYIDKASGILKKSEIKEI; encoded by the coding sequence ATGAGAGTAATCCTTGCAGAGAAACCGTCAGTAGCAAAAGCGATTGCTCAGGCAAAAGGTGGTTTCACCATGTCTGAATCAAGAAAGTTTTTAAGCAATAAAAAGGACTGCATCATCACTTGGGCATTTGGCCATTTAATTGAGATGCATCATAAAACCCATAATGACATTATGAAGTTACCAATCTTGCCGACTGGTGATGAGTGGGAATTACAAGTTATTAGCATTGACGGTTATAAAGAGCAATTTGAGAATATTAAAAAGTTGGTTGAGCATCCAAATGTTACCGAAGTCGTTAATGCATGTGATGCTGGACGCGAAGGTGAATTCATTGGCCGGCTTATTTATTTAAAAACAGGAACAAGTAAACCGCTTAAGCGCATGTGGATTAATAGCATGACAAAGCAAGGTTTATTAACGGCCTATGATCAGATTTGTGATGCTAATAAATACGAAGGCTTAAATCGAGCTGCATTTTGTCGTTCTGAAATGGACTGGTGTATTGGGCTTAATGGTTCTATTGCAGCTACAGCCGTACTAACCAAAAAGACTAATATTTCACAAGTTACAGAAATTGGTCGTGTAAAAACCGCCGTTACAGCAATGGTTGTTCGACTTGAACGAGAGATTCAAAGCTTTGTTCCTGAAAAGTTCTGGGAAATCGAAGCAAATTTCAAGGCTAAAACAGCCAACCAAGACTTTGCTGGAAAATGGGTGAATTACGAAGAACTTATTAAGCGTAAAAACACGAAGAAGGTTGATAATTCTGAGACTGAGGATGCTGAAAAAGCAGAAAGCAGTAAAGATGAACAGTCGGATAGTATCTACCGTTTTAAAGACGAAGATGCTGTTAAGAAAGTACTGGCTGATTGTAGAGATGGTTCTTCATGGAAGCCGGCATCTAAGATTATTGAAAATAAAAATTTAAGAAAACGTAATGCACCACACTTATTTGATTTAGCCGGTATTCAAGTTCTGGCGAACAGTTTATTTAAGCTAAGTAGTAAACAAACGCTTGATATTATTCAAGAGCTTTATATGACGCATCAAGCGGTGACTTATCCACGTACTGAGTCAACACATCTGCCATCGGACTATCCAGCTGAATGTTTAGTAACTTTCGATAAACTTGCTGCAGCAAAACATAACACGGCGATTTGTGAATTTGCAGAAGAAGCAAAGGCGCGAGTAAAAGATGTTGGTAAACACATTTTTGATAGCTCTAAAGTTTCTGATCACTTTGCGATTATTCCGACTGGGGTTATTCCTAATCTAGAAAATGACCAAAACGCAAAGAAAATTTATCACCTTATTGTTCGCAGATTCAAAGAAGCATTCTTACCGCCGCAAGAATACAATGAAACAGAAAGATTCACCTTTATTGGCGACCATGCTTTCCGATCTGTAGGTGAGGAAATTATCACAGTAGGTTGGAAGGTTATTCAGGATAAAGACAAGTCTGCTGAGAAAAAAGATACAAAGAAAACTGACAGTATTTTACCGACTGTAAATGGGCATTCAGATATAGAAACTGAAAGTATTAAAGGCTTGGCTAAGAAGACAACTCCACCAATACGCTATAAAAATGGTACGTTACTTAATGCGATGAAAACTATTTCAAGAACATTGAAAGGTGATCAAAAAGAAGCACTCAAGTCTTGTGGCATTGGAACTCCAGCAACAAGGGCAACGATTATTGATGAACTTCATGCAACATCAAATTCATCAGGTAAGCCTAAGAAAGCAGTATTGGAAGAACGTGGTAAATCTAAAGAAATTTTCCCTACAGAATACGGCATGAGCGTTATTGAGTTCTTGGAAGAAAATGGAGTTAACCAACTTATTACTCCAGAATTCACTGCAGACCTTGAAATGGGATTGAGTGAGATTACTAAGAATCCTCAAAAATCTGTTGATTTTATGCGTGAAACTCACGCATTAGTCACTAATTTCATTAGAAAGTTGCAGAAGGCTCATAATGATATTCCTGTAAGAAAGCTGACTGGTGCAGTTTGCCCATCTTGCCAATCAGAAATCACTATTGAGCCACGTTTTGTACGCTGTGAATCATGCACATTTAGCCTACAGCGAGTAGTAGCACAAAAAACACTAGACAATAGTGACTTGGTTTCTTTGATTACTCATGGAAAAACAGGCGCTATTGATGGGTTTGTTAAAGGCTCGGCAAATGATAAAGGGAAGGCGAAGCACTTTACAGCTCACCTTGAGCTTTTCAAAAATGAGAAGAATGAAAATGCCATCCGATTCTTCATCCCTAAAGAGAAATACCAACATAACTGCCCGATTTGTAATTCTGAAATGACAAAATCATTGAACGGCGTTGAATGTCAAAATAACGACTGTAAGCTTATGGTTTGGGCAAATCGAAATGGAAAGCGCTTAAGTGACGAAACAATAGCGCAGTTGATCGAAACAGGCCATACAGATCAAATTAATGGCTTTGTAAGTATGGATAAGAAGACAACCTTCAATGCAAAATTAAAAATCCTCCATGCAGAGAAAAAGGTTGTTTTAGATTATGAAGGCGTAGAGAAGGTAAACAATGAGGAACAGACTAAAATCAAATGCATTAAGCAAAACTGTACTGGCACTTATGTAAAAAGTGATTTTAAGTATTCTTGTAAAACATGTCAGATGTATATAGTGAAAGGTCTTAAGAAACAAGTGGCATTTTCGGATGCTCAACTTAAGAAACTACTGAAAGGTGAAACCATCGTCCATCCATTTACACCGGTTGTTGATGGTGAAGCGATTAAGGCAGATACCAAACCTATGAATTGGTATATAGACAAAGCATCTGGAATTCTCAAAAAATCAGAAATTAAAGAAATTTAA
- the traN gene encoding conjugal transfer protein TraN yields MSTLLKKSKLALAVGLFSLSTAFCGSAYAATTPPTEDPLPDYNARICTDGMTADMCQSALSIMCARPDGNKFADCQDNTDDSEEEEVQPDAPAGSVPNKSNASSSSSSSGATLLFSPSSFAAQQAIGFLTSFFTCKNEMSEGEKSLALRRGANLCQEVGTYCSKKVKVGFIKLCRTKKKVFCCFNSTLAKIINVQGRSQLGTMTWGSAENPRCEGFTMEQFNSIDISKMDLTEFVNEVSAKANLNVAKNEDYWTDRNTNRTQATWQNAAELNNGDVLNKVLTSDDPYSVFNQPTDGKATAQSEGRIVADETERNTPTAKQTAEKQPVNQVEVDKAKQAVINHYN; encoded by the coding sequence ATGAGTACACTACTTAAAAAAAGCAAATTGGCTTTAGCCGTTGGATTGTTTTCATTGTCTACTGCTTTCTGCGGTTCAGCTTATGCTGCAACCACGCCACCGACTGAGGACCCGCTTCCAGATTACAATGCGAGAATTTGTACAGATGGGATGACAGCTGATATGTGCCAAAGTGCCTTATCTATCATGTGTGCTCGACCGGATGGAAATAAGTTTGCTGATTGCCAAGACAATACCGATGACAGCGAAGAAGAAGAAGTACAACCAGATGCCCCTGCAGGCTCTGTACCCAATAAATCGAATGCGAGTTCATCATCTTCTTCGAGTGGTGCAACACTCTTATTCTCACCTTCCTCATTTGCTGCCCAGCAAGCAATTGGTTTTTTAACTTCATTTTTTACTTGTAAAAATGAAATGTCAGAGGGTGAAAAATCATTAGCTTTACGCCGTGGTGCAAATCTATGTCAGGAAGTAGGAACCTACTGTTCAAAAAAAGTTAAAGTCGGTTTTATTAAACTATGTCGAACTAAGAAAAAAGTATTTTGTTGCTTTAACTCGACATTAGCAAAAATCATTAATGTTCAGGGTCGTAGTCAACTTGGAACAATGACTTGGGGTTCTGCAGAAAATCCACGATGTGAAGGGTTCACCATGGAGCAATTCAATAGTATTGATATCTCCAAAATGGACTTAACAGAATTCGTAAATGAAGTAAGTGCAAAAGCAAATCTAAACGTAGCCAAAAATGAAGATTATTGGACTGACAGAAACACCAATAGAACTCAAGCAACTTGGCAAAATGCTGCAGAACTAAATAATGGTGATGTTCTAAATAAAGTTCTTACATCAGATGACCCATACTCAGTGTTCAACCAGCCAACAGACGGTAAGGCAACAGCACAGAGCGAAGGTCGTATAGTTGCAGATGAAACTGAACGGAATACACCTACAGCAAAACAAACTGCAGAAAAACAACCAGTGAATCAAGTTGAAGTTGATAAAGCGAAACAAGCTGTCATCAATCATTACAATTAA
- the traN gene encoding conjugal transfer protein TraN: MIDFVSKTLMRTLLGASLVVGVGQAFASDGIKCSYTTSIKDTLKIVRQDRPLTLQRTDTTFSFAWAAQENFSDVRWILEFDIIDPKFTRMAARRVRYDDNLYITINGNTVFSRVGGGIDGYDANTELKNYFVKGKNILEVRLINDKPKNARAEAAFEFSEGGCEATPLPRPYIPKLPDSQRCVESLVCTQGGATQQHSGVSVDRDCWNWETKRTCFDFRDDPKTCEVAPVMGGSCEIVSKQCIDEKEFTVNGQTLTGCTLFETKTRCTKPIDVNSMTADERAQYEADNARRAYLCKPVQTCVGDDCYIKSTERDEPDQDMPFVLALLELGRQAGTYYDPSNMRLFSGIPSSCRSKRGFGLMAACCDVKSPVATDSKGQQVTPTNANTFNNVYENVEKKYDNPNTSYQNDYIQSGSNPYTYDALYKPNEANFMLQGMEAMNDTKAGQEGMSMGGASTITVMGYGYSESGTATGDQQSFTNYSNVSDAGTPND, translated from the coding sequence ATTGATGCGCACATTACTTGGTGCAAGTCTGGTTGTTGGAGTAGGACAAGCTTTTGCAAGTGATGGTATCAAATGTTCTTACACAACTTCAATTAAAGACACTCTAAAAATTGTTCGGCAAGATCGCCCACTCACCTTACAGCGAACAGATACAACTTTCTCTTTTGCTTGGGCAGCTCAGGAGAACTTTTCAGATGTGAGATGGATTTTAGAATTCGATATTATCGACCCTAAATTCACACGCATGGCTGCTCGGCGAGTACGTTATGATGACAATCTTTATATTACGATTAACGGGAATACTGTATTTTCAAGAGTTGGTGGAGGTATAGATGGATATGATGCAAATACAGAGCTTAAAAACTATTTCGTAAAAGGTAAAAATATTTTAGAAGTTCGTTTAATTAACGATAAACCTAAAAATGCTCGTGCAGAAGCAGCATTTGAGTTTTCAGAAGGTGGATGTGAAGCAACTCCCTTACCACGACCTTATATTCCTAAACTACCCGATAGCCAACGATGCGTTGAAAGCCTTGTATGCACACAAGGTGGTGCAACTCAACAACATAGTGGTGTTAGCGTAGACCGTGATTGTTGGAACTGGGAAACTAAAAGAACTTGTTTCGATTTTAGAGATGACCCGAAAACATGTGAAGTAGCCCCAGTAATGGGAGGGTCTTGTGAAATTGTATCTAAGCAATGCATTGATGAAAAAGAATTCACTGTTAATGGCCAAACTTTAACTGGTTGTACTCTGTTTGAGACCAAAACCCGTTGCACAAAGCCGATTGACGTTAACTCAATGACTGCAGATGAACGTGCTCAGTATGAAGCTGATAACGCACGTAGAGCCTACCTCTGCAAACCAGTACAGACATGTGTTGGTGATGACTGCTATATCAAGTCAACAGAACGGGATGAGCCAGATCAGGATATGCCATTTGTTTTAGCGCTTCTTGAATTGGGTCGCCAAGCGGGTACTTATTATGACCCATCGAATATGCGCTTATTTAGTGGGATTCCAAGCTCTTGCCGTTCTAAACGCGGTTTTGGATTGATGGCTGCATGTTGTGATGTTAAATCACCTGTAGCTACAGATTCAAAAGGGCAACAAGTAACTCCAACGAATGCTAATACGTTTAACAACGTATATGAAAATGTAGAGAAAAAATACGACAACCCGAATACATCTTATCAAAATGACTATATCCAATCAGGCTCTAATCCATATACCTATGACGCTCTATATAAACCAAATGAAGCAAACTTCATGTTGCAGGGTATGGAAGCCATGAATGATACCAAAGCTGGCCAAGAAGGTATGTCTATGGGCGGTGCAAGCACGATTACAGTTATGGGGTATGGCTATTCTGAATCTGGAACCGCAACAGGCGACCAGCAAAGCTTTACGAATTATAGCAATGTATCCGATGCCGGCACTCCAAACGATTAA